Proteins from a single region of Argopecten irradians isolate NY chromosome 7, Ai_NY, whole genome shotgun sequence:
- the LOC138328238 gene encoding uncharacterized protein has protein sequence MEYIPNAFSTSSRFVAVSYILLCIFQLGVCKNRCPDDEKAHNDPEYLTSVYYPNMYKPDLDCEWRIQSEYPNKKVKIQMIDMEIEYDDECQFDYLEVFDGYDDDSPSFGRYCGKDAFTIVGSGIHLYFHFHTDSEINLRGFKLSYRTVSFTTVSSSYPPPIGLDKKDKPSESDKKNESFGGAKLSTLVGGVLGGLCLLVVITAICCMCSTRICRRCTRRGNGRQRTSVSPQSSATDIRRRNRSRRHSPPQVSPFSPGRSNNNNQLWSLGQENFPMVPIQPPPYSETANQPVFLVEGVPEYNSYAPPSSPPPTYSFGLSSDSNPPAYDDDRNSPPNYVPYDESPQRY, from the exons ATGGAATATATtccaaatgcattttctacctCCTCGAGATTCGTAGCTGTGTCCTATATTCTCCTCTGTATATTTCAGTTAG GAGTTTGTAAAAACAGGTGTCCAGATGATGAGAAAGCACATAACGATCCGGAATATCTAACATCAGTTTATTACCCAAACATGTACAAACC AGATCTTGACTGCGAATGGAGGATCCAAAGCGAGTACCCTAATAAAAAAGTCAAAATCCAGATGATCGATATGGAAATCGAGTACGACGATGAGTGCCAGTTCGACTACTTAGAAGTATTTGATG GCTATGACGATGATAGTCCATCGTTTGGAAGGTATTGTGGGAAAGATGCCTTCACAATCGTAGGAAGTGGCATACATCTTTATTTCCACTTCCACACCGACAGTGAAATCAACCTGAGAGGATTCAAACTAAGCTACAGGACAGTCTCTTTTACCACAGTCAGCAGTAGTTATCCTCCCCCAATAGGATTGGACAAAAAGGACAAAC CCTCAGAGTCAGACAAAAAAAATGAATCGTTCGGAGGTGCTAAACTGTCGACGCTAGTGGGCGGTGTCTTAGGAGGACTGTGTCTGCTAGTGGTTATAACGGCCATATGTTGCATGTGTTCCACAAGGATATGTCGGCGATGTACACGTAGAGGCAATGGCCGACAACGGACGTCAGTGTCGCCCCAATCTAGTGCTACAGACATCCGCCGACGCAACAGGTCGCGTCGGCATTCCCCCCCTCAAGTATCGCCGTTTTCACCTGGAcgcagtaataataataatcaattaTGGAGTCTGGGGCAGGAGAACTTTCCCATGGTACCTATACAGCCGCCTCCATATAGCGAAACGGCTAACCAGCCAGTGTTTTTAGTAGAAGGAGTTCCCGAATATAATTCATACGCCCCTCCGTCATCTCCTCCTCCAACGTATTCTTTTGGTCTGAGCTCGGATTCTAATCCTCCAGCTTACGATGACGATAGAAATTCGCCGCCAAATTATGTACCCTATGACGAAAGTCCTCAAAGGTACTAA